Proteins encoded in a region of the Mercenaria mercenaria strain notata chromosome 1, MADL_Memer_1, whole genome shotgun sequence genome:
- the LOC123539710 gene encoding uncharacterized protein LOC123539710, with amino-acid sequence MSVAIHINMELAFFVFLNFLHFGICGFINEGFAQYGVELSVFSGRSSPSWTVDRNNPLYPRIAARINRARSTRMSEKLGYSGFVVEMKNPFGQRVFKTVGAGTNPRLELLLLNSSPYPIERSVRRHVIDTVRRSVMYRRKSI; translated from the exons ATGTCTGTAGCGATTCACATTAATATGGAGTTGGCTTTTTTTGTTTTCCTGAATTTTCTCCACTTTGGAATTTGTGGATTCATAAATGAAG GTTTTGCACAGTATGGCGTTGAACTTAGCGTGTTTTCCGGACGTTCCAGCCCGTCTTGGACTGTAGACAGGAACAACCCTCTCTATCCCCGGATAGCGGCTAGAATCAACAGGGCACGGTCAACAAG GATGAGCGAAAAGCTTGGATACAGTGGTTTCGTCGTAGAGATGAAAAATCCATTTGGACAGCGAGTGTTCAAGACAGTCGGTGCGGGTACAAATCCTCGACTAGAGTTGTTGTTACTTAATTCATCACCTTATCCAATCGAAAGATCTGTACGACGTCACGTGATTGACACAGTGAGAAGATCGGTAATGTATCGACGGAAATCAATTTGA
- the LOC128546217 gene encoding insoluble matrix shell protein 1-like, translating to MVHVDFFNFKVCVHFPNAFQTPPQPYINLQARFPDRPSFRVRSCRIPRFDPENWNAPPTIRRNNCYNYATQRQTNSFAQPGRASGRGFSRPMTARSVLSATFRDGLIPLPFFNPRMFPGICYIALAIWPDTDYHFYRLDSNMLWSHKPGKTMAKNTDNSGDLIVDPRHADRGQYTIFAGYLGNHPGVRVI from the exons ATGGTGCATGTTGAttttttt aaCTTTAAAGTATGTGTCCATTTTCCAAACGCCTTCCAGACTCCACCACAACCCTACATAAACCTGCAGGCCAGGTTCCCAGACAGACCTAGTTTCCGAGTCCGCAGTTGCCGAATTCCGAGGTTCGATCCTGAAAATTGGAATGCCCCACCAACTATCCGCCGAAACAATTGTTATAACTATGCTACACAGAGACAGACAAATAGCTTTGCTCAACCAG GCCGAGCGTCTGGTCGAGGTTTCTCCAGACCTATGACAGCCCGGAGTGTTCTCAGCGCCACATTTCGTGATGGTCTGATTCCACTGCCCTTCTTCAACCCAAGAATGTTCCCAGGAATATGTTACATAGCTTTGGCCATCTGGCCGGACACAGACTACCATTTCTACCGGCTCGACAGTAATATGCTTTGGTCCCATAAGCCTGGTAAAACCATGGCCAAGAATACGGACAATAGTGGTGATCTGATTGTTGACCCTAGACATGCCGACAGAGGACAATATACGATATTTGCAGGTTACCTTGGAAACCATCCCGGTGTTAGGGTTATTTAA
- the LOC123539699 gene encoding steroid 17-alpha-hydroxylase/17,20 lyase-like produces MSLVGALARCILAVLSFLQRLLPHRKGTIPEAGFILNKLLESVFGDDNLLKLEFLTDFYEDFGLFRFDNKIYIFDQKLTQTVINKLEKGAHDYLENSPLKDTILGSTNRSPEVRRAIATIFRKSVLEEKGNLIIKDVEKFCDNIADEANAGQLVNVTDWSLRMAMDVVGHMLLQLDMHALEGQQKLLLKCLMTILHRCYALGEITADSKEFKEANDTFEKLTTKILADALKIEDRHEEKRLVVKLHEACGFDLARDNMKLFLMAGSETTAATIPVLVYLLTTYTDVQEELREEVDENIDALYKDPSLALPKLEAVLKEVLRVYPIAPFISRQTLEEVNVGDFTFEANTDIKAFTWGIHRSQRQWSKSKEFIPFRFLDNTSRVSSKMYIPFGAGSRVCIGQHLAWLELKIATAVMLHRFNISKVPETRTLRFVTDWAHAVVHPDKDLLFRFEVR; encoded by the exons ATGTCTTTAGTAGGCGCACTGGCGAGATGCATCCTCGCAGTTCTCAGTTTTCTACAACGTCTG ttGCCACATAGGAAAGGAACAATTCCAGAGGCGGGATTTATCTTAAACAAATTACTGGAGTCTGTATTTGGAGACGACAATCTGTTAAAACTTGAATTTCTGACAGATTTCTACGAAGATTTTGGTTTATTCCGCTTTgataacaaaatatacattttcgaTCAGAAATTAACACAAACTGTGATTAACAAACTGGAGAAAGGAGCGCATGATTATTTAGAAAACTCTCCACTTAAAGATACGATACTGGGTTCAACAAATCGGAGTCCGGAAGTCAGACGGGCGATAGCGACTATCTTCAGAAAATCTGTTCTTGAAGAGAAAGGAAATTTGATAATCAAAGATGTGGAGAAGTTCTGTGATAATATAGCAGACGAAGCTAATGCAG GTCAGCTTGTGAATGTCACGGACTGGTCATTACGGATGGCTATGGATGTTGTGGGACATATGTTGTTGCAGTTAGACATGCACGCACTGGAGGGACAACAAAAACTACTACTGAAATGTCTGATGACAATATTACACAG ATGCTACGCGTTAGGGGAGATAACTGCTGACAGTAAGGAGTTCAAAGAAGCAAACGACACATTTGAAAAGCTCACAACAAAAATCCTAGCAGACGCTCTGAAAATAGAAGATCGTCACGAAGAGAAACGATTAGTGGTTAAACTGCACGAGGCGTGTGGTTTTGACTTG GCTCGAGACAATATGAAATTGTTCCTAATGGCGGGTTCTGAAACTACAGCTGCTACAATACCAGTGCTGGTTTACCTGCTAACCACCTATACAGATGTACAG GAAGAACTGCGAGAAGAGGTTGACGAAAATATCGACGCTCTGTATAAAGATCCTTCGCTTGCACTTCCAAAACTTGAAGCCGTCCTGAAAGAAGTTTTACGTGTGTACCCGATAGCTCCTTTCATCAGCAGACAGACGCTTGAAGAGGTCAATGTGGGAGATTTTACATTCGAAGCAAAC ACTGACATAAAAGCGTTCACATGGGGTATTCATCGCTCCCAGAGACAGTGGTCAAAATCGAAAGAATTTATTCCGTTTAGGTTTCTGGACAACACCAGTCGGGTATCCTCTAAAATGTACATACCATTTGGGGCTGGTTCGAGAGTGTGCATAGGCCAGCACCTCGCCTGGTTAGAGCTTAAAATTGCCACAGCTGTCATGCTTCACAGATTCAATATTTCAAAGGTTCCAGAGACTCGAACTCTcagatttgtgacagactggGCTCACGCTGTTGTTCATCCAGACAAAGACTTGCTGTTTCGGTTTGAAGTCAgataa